From the genome of Chroicocephalus ridibundus chromosome 1, bChrRid1.1, whole genome shotgun sequence, one region includes:
- the CUL5 gene encoding cullin-5 — MATSNLLKNKGSLQFEDKWDFMRPIVLKLLRQESVTKQQWFDLFSDVHAVCLWDDKGPAKIHQALKEDILDFIKQAQARVLSHQDDTALLKAYIVEWRKFFTQCDILPKPFCQLEITLMGKQGSNKKSNVEDSIVRKLMLDTWNESIFSNIKNRLQDSAMKLVHAERLGEAFDSQLVIGVRESYVNLCSNPEDKLQIYRDNFEKAYLDSTERFYRTQAPSYLQQNGVQNYMKYADAKLKEEEKRALRYLETRRECNSVEALMECCVNALVTSFKETILAECQGMIKRNETEKLHLMFSLMDKVPNGIEPMLKDLEEHIVSAGLADMVAAAETITTDSEKYVEQLLTLFNRFSKLVKEAFQDDPRFLTARDKAYKAVVNDATIFKLELPLKQKGVGLKTQPESKCPELLANYCDMLLRKTPLSKKLTSEEIEAKLKEVLLVLKYVQNKDVFMRYHKAHLTRRLILDISADSEIEENMVEWLREVGMPADYVNKLARMFQDIKVSEDLNQAFKEMHKNNKLALPADSVNIKILNAGAWSRSSEKVFVSLPTELEDLIPEVEEFYKKNHSGRKLHWHHLMSNGIITFKNEVGQYDLEVTTFQLAVLFAWNQRPREKISFENLKLATELPDAELRRTLWSLVAFPKLKRQVLLYEPQVNSPKDFTEGTLFSVNQEFSLIKNAKVQKRGKINLIGRLQLTTERMREEENEGIVQLRILRTQEAIIQIMKMRKKITNAQLQTELVEILKNMFLPQKKMIKEQIEWLIEHKYIRRDESDINTFIYMA, encoded by the exons ATGGCGACGTCTAATCTCTTAAAG aATAAAGGTTCACTTCAGTTTGAAGACAAATGGGATTTCATGCGCCCTATCGTTCTGAAACTTCTTCGTCAGGAGTCAGTCACAAAACAGCAATGGTTTGATCTGTTTTC AGATGTACATGCAGTTTGCTTGTGGGATGACAAAGGTCCAGCAAAAATCCATCAGGCTCTGAAGGAAGACATCCTCGATTTTATTAAACAGGCACAAGCA agAGTGCTGAGTCATCAAGATGATACAGCTTTACTAAAAGCATATATAGTGGAGTGGCGCAAGTTCTTCACACAGTGTGATATTTTGCCCAAGCCATTTTGTCAATTAGAGATTACTTTAATGGGCAAGCAGGGCAGCAACAAGAAGTCTAATGTAGAAGACAGTATTGTTCGAAAG CTCATGCTAGATACGTGGAATGAAtccatattttcaaatataaagaACAGACTTCAGGACAGTGCAATGAAGCTAGTTCATGCTGAAAGACTAGGAGAAGCTTTCGACTCTCAGCTCGTTATTGGAGTTCGAGAATCATATG TTAACCTTTGTTCTAATCCTGAAGATAAACTTCAGATATATCGGGATAACTTTGAAAAGGCATATTTGGATTCAACAGAGAGATTTTATAGAACACAGGCTCCTTCTTATTTACAGCAGAACGGTGTACAGAATTATATGAAATAT GCAGATGCTAAactaaaagaagaggagaaaagagcacTACGGTATTTAGAAACAAGGCGTGAATGTAACTCTGTAGAAGCA CTAATGGAGTGCTGCGTCAATGCCCTGGTGACATCTTTTAAAGAGACTATTTTAGCTGAATGCCAAGGCATGATCAAACGAAATGAAACAGAAA AGTTGCATTTAATGTTTTCGCTGATGGATAAAGTTCCGAATGGCATAGAGCCTATGCTAAAAGACTTGGAAGAACATATTGTTAGTGCTGGACTTGCAGATATGGTAGCAGCTGCTGAAACTATTACTACT GATTCTGAGAAATACGTAGAACAATTGCTCACACTATTTAATCGATTTAGTAAGTTGGTTAAAGAAGCTTTTCAAGATGATCCAAGATTTCTTACTGCAAGAGATAAG gcGTACAAAGCAGTTGTGAATGATGCTACAATATTTAAACTTGAATTGCCATTGAAGCAAAAGGG TGTTGGATTAAAAACACAGCCTGAATCCAAATGCCCGGAGCTTCTTGCTAATTACTGTGACATGTTGCTAAGAAAAACACCACTAAGCAAAAAACTAACCTCTGAAGAAATTGAAGCAAAGCTTAAAGAAGTG CTTTTGGTACTTAAATATGTACAGAATAAAGACGTTTTCATGCGGTATCACAAAGCTCACTTAACAAGACGCCTGATATTAGATATATCAGCTGATAGTGAAATTGAGGAGAATATGGTGGAATGGCTCAGA GAAGTAGGAATGCCAGCAGACTATGTAAACAAGCTGGCTAGAATGTTCCAGGATATCAAAGTGTCTGAAGACTTGAACCAGGCCTTCAAAGAaatgcacaaaaataataaacttgCTTTACCAG CTGACTCTgtgaatattaaaattttaaatgctgGCGCCTGGTCCCGAAGTTCTGAAAAAGTGTTTGTCTCGCTGCCCACGGAATTAGAAGATCTCATCCCAGAAGTTGAAGAATTTTATAAAAAGAATCACAGTGGTAGAAAACTGCACTGGCACCACCTCATGTCTAATGGAATT ATAACATTTAAGAATGAGGTTGGCCAGTATGACTTGGAGGTAACAACATTTCAGCTAGCTGTGCTGTTTGCTTGGAACCAAAGACCCAGAGAGAAGATCAGCTTTGAAAACCTTAAACTGGCAACTGAACTCCCTGATGCAGAACTTAGGAGGACTTTATGG TCTCTTGTAGCATTTCCAAAGCTGAAACGTCAGGTTTTATTGTATGAACCTCAAGTCAATTCACCCAAAGACTTTACAGAAGGAACCCTCTTCTCGGTGAACCAGGAGTTCAGTTTAAT aaaaaacGCTAAAGTTCAAAAAAGGGGCAAGATAAATTTGATTGGTCGATTGCAACTTACTACAGAGAGAATGCgggaagaggaaaatgaaggaataGTCCAGCTAAGAATATTACGAACACAG GAGGCTATCATCCAAATAATGAAAATGCGGAAGAAAATTACTAATGCCCAACTCCAGACTGAACTCGTAGAAATATTGAAAAACATGTTCTTGCcacaaaagaaaatgataaaagagCAAATTGAATGGCTTATAGAGCACAAATATATCAGAAGAGATGAGTCGGATATCAACACCTTCATATATATGGCATAA